The Lates calcarifer isolate ASB-BC8 linkage group LG18, TLL_Latcal_v3, whole genome shotgun sequence region CTGCACCACCTGCTGTGCATGCTGGGTAATGTCCACAGTGGTGTATTCTGGAGGAGGATAAGATGTTCACCAAGTTGGTTCATTAAAGCTGTCTTTTGAACAAGGAACAAAACAGATGGTTGAGGTCAAACAAGTAAGAATGATTCCTATTAaaagacatatacacacacacaccttgtgcATGGCGGCAAGTATCACACATCTGGTTGCATCCTTTATCATCCCACACCTCATCAAAATGAACAGCCATGAGAGAGCGCCGACACCTTCACACAGTAAACAAGACACATTCAAGTCACGCTGTGAAAGTCATTATCAATCACATCATGTGAAgttttgagtgtgtgagagtgtgtgtgtgtgtgtgtacctgtcaATATTCTGGCAGTAGTCGActatctgcagcagcttctgttgACCAACGTTCTCCATTACCACCATGGTGCTGATCCTGAAGATATCAGAGAAGCCAAAGTAGACGATGCAGTCTGCTGGACCGTCATCTCGacctggagacacagagaggacgTTTCATTAGATATATGTGCAAAAATTACAGAGCTGTGCACACACGTTAATCTGTGTCTACCTGCACGGCCACTCTCTTGGTAGTAGTTCTCAATGGATTTGCTGATGGTGTGGTGGATGACGAACCTGACGTCAGGCTTGTCGATGCCCATGCCAAATGCCACTGTGGCTACAACCACCTGGAGGACAACACAATCACGTACTGACATGTTCAAAGTGCCATTTACACTGAAATTATCTGATCAACAGTAACTAACAATGATTTATTAAgagatgataaaataataaaataaaagacaaaataaagaaatgcatACATTTGGTGGTATTGAACTGCAGATTGTTATGGATTATTGTgatgacaaataaaaatcacactCTATTATAAAAGAAGACATCATATTTGAAACTGTACACCTCAGACAAACAATAGCTTTCTGGGAGTTTGGAAAGCCATTCCCAAACTGCTGGAGCACCATCTTCATCTTTCTTTACAGTCACCAGGACAAAGTGAATCTTTGTCTAATGCTTCTAGAGACACCACCCAAACAATAGCAGTATGTGTGTTTCACCCTAATTTTGTTGGAGGCCCACTTGCGGTGAACACGGGTCTTATCATCAGGCTCCATGTTAGCATGGTAGGGATAGGCTAGAATGTCCTTCTGCTGGAGCTTAGATGCCACAGACTCTGCATCCTTCTGAGAGAACACGTACACAATCCCTGTggcaaacaaccacacacatcaGGAAATATGCACTTtgaagatatatatatattttttttttctatttgtgaTTGAACAGTATTGTTTGATGCAGTACCTGACTGGTCATTGTATCTGTTCTTGATCAGAGAGGCGATGTCACTTATTGATGCATCATTGTCAGAGTCTTTAATACGAACCtgagaaacaaaaatatcagaCTGTTTAAAATTTCTATAGGTGTGACACCGAGTTGTTAAAGCTGTTGACAGGTGTGAGGAAATATCAGAAGATGTAGTATTTAGAGATAGGTTTATAGTACGTATCTTTAATTAAGCTTTTGGACTTCAAAATCACAAGGTTTTAACTGTGAACTGGAATGAACTAAAACACACTGGCTGGCAGAAAGTTCATGCAAATTGTAGTAATGGGCTAAACATGCCAAAAACCTTTATGTCCTTCAACTGTCATGTTTAAGCAGGTGCAAAACACTGCACTGACTTTAAAAGGTCAGGTGTTAGCAGGTGTGTGCTGAGCAGGTGGACGTATCTAGAGGAACAtccaatatgtgtgtgtctacaaTGCAGGTGgctgagatgtgtgtgtgtgtgtgtgtgtgtgtgtgtgtggtgtgtgtgtgtgtgtgtgtgtgtgtgtgtgtgtggtgccgTTGCCATGGTTACCACCTCATAGTAGAGATTGGTACGGTTGAAGGAGGCGGTGAGTGTGACTGGCTGTTGCACGCACAGGATCTTCTCACAGTCCTTGAGGACGCTGCTGGTTGCTGTGGCTGTGAGGCCGAGCACCGGCACTTTGGGGAACTGCCTCTTCAGGATACCCAGCAGTTTATAATCTACACAGTGACAGACACGCACAAATATTTACCATCCACAGAAAACTACAATTTGATCTGAAAAGGATACGTCAGGTTGCCTTGGAGGAACACCCCTTTCTCCTAGTAAAGAGAGCCTCTCACCTGGTCTGAAGTCATGTCCCCACTGGCTGCAGCAGTGAACCTCGTCCACTGCGATACGACTCAGCAGGTTTGCATTGTAGGCTTTCTCTAGGCGAGACATGAGCAGCTTGCTCTTAGAAACCTTCTCTGGAGTCACGTACAGCAGCTTGAAAGGGCTCTTCTGATCTGTCATTCCCGCCATGACTGTTTTAGCGtctgcctaaaaaaaaaaaaaaaaaattgaatttttcatttttcgCGACTCTACAATATTAGTGGACTAAAGTTTTCATGGGTCCCTCAGCCACATTTTCATGGGCCCACTACTGAGCCATCTAAAAACATGATGTGAGTAACAGTCTGCTGTAAATAGGACATAACACATGCATATATTCAGgaagacagacaacagagaaacaTGCTTAATAGCCTGCAATATAAATGCAGCAATATCTCATTATACAGATTCACACTCAcaattcatttaattaaaaggGCACActttgtacagtatgttcaaAAGAGCCACCTGTAAAGCAGGAGTTTATTCAGTATCAGTGTGTGCTACAAACAGTAACTGTAAAAGTATGTTGCTATGGAGTGAGAGCTACAGATATGCAATCTATGCAGGTCTGAATGTTAATTTCTCAAACTATTAACATTAAAATCCAGGTGAATAAAAGTTTGATTCtttaaaggttcagttcacccaaattacaaaatgttttctctctccctaacCTCTAGTTCACAGCCTGTTCTAGGCAGGAATATTGCATCGTTATTCTGCCTCAGCGTTGTGTAGAAAATGTACAAAGGTggaatggggggggggttgctgtCCAGCCTTTAGGCCAGCAGCAGAGGTAGtcacagagaacacacagagcagacagcaaccaacagcagcactgcTGTGTTACACGTCATGCCTCTAATTCCATGGTGCTGTATGAAATCACACACCACAGCCAGATCATGCTGGCTTTCTGTGGTTCTCTGTAGGTGAGCTGGGGGGGGGTTCAATGAGAGTGGTGAGAGGCTGCAGTGTGTGCTCTGcagtttgtgatgtttgtgcAGTCTGTCACTGAGCAACATAAGAagagacagactgagtgaagtgaagtgaagtgagaCATTCGTTACCTTACTACTGGACGCATTGAGCATGACTGCTGGCACATTGATTGACTTCAGGTACATGATCTGGTCCTCCATCAGGGACACCAAGGGAGTAACAACCAGTGTaaaacctgacacacacacacacacacacacacacacacacacacagagatgtacCAGTGATTACAGTAGGACAGTGTGAATGGATTCACAGattaaacagaaatatgttATGAACTATAAAAGTGGTATGTGGGCATGAGCAGAGCAAGGACAGGAGTTTAACtccaacactgtgtgtgtgtgtgtgtgtgtgtgtgtgtgtgtgtgtgtgtgtgtgtgtgtgtgtgtgtcagtgtaccCTTGGAGCACACTGCAGGCAGCTGGTAGCAGagactttttcctcttcctgttggCATCAC contains the following coding sequences:
- the recql gene encoding ATP-dependent DNA helicase Q1 isoform X2 encodes the protein MDGTGLSNDAQAELDSVEAELELVELQIAELLQKQAELTSRKNALLQRLEEACDAAQSSSSSSSTSLKSSGANPVMSKQEMQRYDGSDFPWSKEVEQHLKDTFHLSNFRPLQRRAINLTLSGKDLFLVMPTGRGKSLCYQLPAVCSKGFTLVVTPLVSLMEDQIMYLKSINVPAVMLNASSSKADAKTVMAGMTDQKSPFKLLYVTPEKVSKSKLLMSRLEKAYNANLLSRIAVDEVHCCSQWGHDFRPDYKLLGILKRQFPKVPVLGLTATATSSVLKDCEKILCVQQPVTLTASFNRTNLYYEVRIKDSDNDASISDIASLIKNRYNDQSGIVYVFSQKDAESVASKLQQKDILAYPYHANMEPDDKTRVHRKWASNKIRVVVATVAFGMGIDKPDVRFVIHHTISKSIENYYQESGRAGRDDGPADCIVYFGFSDIFRISTMVVMENVGQQKLLQIVDYCQNIDRCRRSLMAVHFDEVWDDKGCNQMCDTCRHAQEYTTVDITQHAQQVVQIVELAASMDEKLTPLKLVEAWIGKGPAKRRKMIQTTTLSRLQAEAVIVRLLLLGYLREDFSFTPYTTYFYVKLGRKAPLLKNQTHTLSMKMRTTGSGSAVAKAASGQGKAKEGKRSVQNAGDAPVSKKIKTDLP